The genomic segment AAAAAAGCCGCCGTGATCCACGGCGGCTTTCGAAAGACAGTATAGCGAAGCTTTACCGAGCGCCGCGGCGCTGCTGACCGAGACCCATTTCCTTCGCCAACAGCGAGCGGGCCTTGGCATAATTGGGCGCAACCATCGGATAATCGTTCGGCAAACCCCATTTCTCGCGATATTGCTCGGGGCTCATGTTGTACTGCGAGCGCAAATGCCGCCGCAGCGATTTGAAGCGCTTTCCGTCCTCCAAGCAGATGATGTAATCATCATGGATGGAACGACGGGCCGAAACCGCCGGCTTGGGCGGCTCGACGACCTTGGCCACAGACGAACCGCCAATGCGCTGCAGGGCAGCGTGAACTTCTGCAATTAGATTTGGCAATTCCGTCATCGGAACTGGATTATTACCGACATAAGCCGACACAATATCGGCTGCGAGCTCGATGAAATTGGAGCTATCGGAATCGTTCATGAGACTTTCCACCTGAATAACATTCAAAGAATCAATGGGGCGCGTGTAATAGACTTGTACTACCCAAAGCACAAACTGGCATTCATGGCAATATACTAAGCAAACAAGAGTGCAGTTTTTAGTCGCGTAACACAAATCTCAGCAATCCATCGTTATTCGACACACTGTAAATGGCGCATTACTTTGATGATACATATACATACGTAGATTTATCAATCCAGTCTCGAGGTCGTGGATTACCAAAAGCGACAGCCGAAGACGCGGCGCGCTTCTGCTATCAAGGATGGGACTCAAGGGTGGCCCATGAAGAAACCGTCAGATCAACAATCTAGCCGTAAATCGAACGCCCTCGGCGCCAAGGTCGCCAAAAAGGCTTCGAAAACCGAGCCCAAACGCAAGGCACGGCCGGCTCCCGCGCCACCACAGCGCGTGCCGCTGGCCCGAACCTTTCACGGCCAGACGATCGCCGATGATTTTGCCTGGCTGCGCGCCGACAATTGGAAGGCCGTGCTGAAAACGCCAGCCAAATTGCCAAAGAAGATCCGCGCTTTTCTTGAGACGGAAAACAAATATGCCGAGGCCGTACTGGCGCCGGTGAAGACGCTGCGCAAACAGCTCGTCAAGGAAATGCGCGGGCGTATCAAGGAAGACGACTCGCAGGTCCCCGCCCCCGACGGTCCTTGGCTTTACTACGATCGCTATCGCAAAGGCGGCCAACATCCGCTGGCCTGCCGTAGGCCCCGTGACGGCGGCAAGGAACAGATTCTCATCGACGGCGAGAAACTCGGCAAAGGCAAGCCGTTCTTCGACATCGAAGCGACTGAACATTCGCCCGACCATAGCCGTATGGCCTGGTCGGCGGATACGAAGGGCTCGGAATATTTTGTCATTCGCATCCGCGAAGCCGGCAAAGATAAGGATCGGCGCGAGAAGATCACCGACACCGACGGCTCGATCGTGTGGAGCGCGGATTCAAAAACCCTCTATTACGTGCGCATGGACGAAAACCATCGTCCCTATCGCGTTTATCGCCATCGCCTCGGCACGCCGACTGACGCTGATGAACTGGTATTCGAGGAAAAGAATCCACGCTGGTTCATCCATCTGTCACAAACGCAATCGGGCCGCTTTGGCGAGATCGAAGTTGCCGATCACGAGACTTCTGAGACACGCCTGATAGATCTGACTCAGGACGCGCCGAAACTGCGCCGAGTGGCGCAGCGGCGTGAACGCGTGCGCTTCGATGTCAGCGATCACGGTGACACGCTGTTCATCCTCACCAATGCGGATGGCGCGGTCGATTTCAAAATCGTGCAAGCGCCGCTCAAGAGCCGTTCTTCTGATCAGTGGCGCGATCTGATCCCGCACAAGCCCGGTCGCCTGATTACCGGCATGACCGCCTTCGCGCGCCATCTGGTGCGCACCGAGCGCGAGGACGGCCTGCCGCGCATCATCATTCGCGATATCGCCAGTGGCGAAGAACATGCCATCGCCTTCGATGAAGAGGCTTATGACCTCGACCTTGGCGAAGTGCTGGAGTTCGACACGGACGTCATTCGCTTCAGCTATTCGTCGCTGACCACGCCGTGGGAGACGTGGGACTATAATATGGCGACACGCGAACGCACCTTGCGTAAACGCCAGGAAATTCCATCCGGGCACGATCCGAAAAAATATGTCACGCGACGCATCTACGCCACCTCGCACGACGGCGTCGAAGTGCCGATCTCGATCCTATATGCGCGCAAGACCAAGATCGACGGCAAGGCGCCGCTGTTTCTCAATGGCTACGGCTCCTATGGTTATTCCTCAGATGCCGGCTTCCGCAGCAATGTGTTGTCGCTGGTCGATCGTGGTTTCGTCTATGCCATAGCTCATATTCGTGGCGGCACGGACAAGGGCTGGAACTGGTATCTCGACGGCAAGCTCGACAAGAAGACCAATACGTTCCACGATTTCATCGCCAGCGCCAAACATCTGGCCCGCAAGAAGTTTACTTCGGAAGGCCACATCGTCGCCATCGGCGGCAGCGCCGGCGGCATGCTGATGGGGGCTGTCGCCAATATGGCGCCGCAGGTTTTCGCCGGCATCATCGCCGCTGTTCCCTTCGTCGACGTGCTCAACACCATGCTCGACGACAGCCTGCCGCTGACGCCGCCGGAATGGCTCGAGTGGGGCAATCCGATCGCAGACAAACAGGCTTTCGAGACGATCCGTTCCTATTCGCCCTATGACAACGTGCGGGCGCAATATTATCCGCCTATCCTCGCCGAGGGCGGCCTCACCGATCCGCGCGTCACCTATTGGGAGCCGGCGAAATGGGTCGCTAAACTGCGCAACGAAATGACCAGCGGCGGCCCTATCCTGCTGCGCACCAATATGGGCGCGGGACACGGCGGTGCACCAGGACGCTTCGCGCGGCTTGAAGAGGTCGCCGTCGAATATGCCTTCGCCATCATGGCGGCACGGCGCCAATTGAAGGCCTAAAACAAATCGCGTTTCGCCAGAAACGCGATTTGTCGTTTGACAATTCCATCGAACCGCAAAACGCTATAGCCATGCTGCTTGACCGTCATCAATCACAACTGCTGATCGTCGATATCCAGGAACGATTGCTGCCGGCCATGGTGGCGCCCGACTCATTGATCGCCAATGTACAAAGACTCTGCGTTGGCGCCCGCGAACTCGCCGTGCCGATCACCGTTTCGGAACAATATCCGAAGGGCATCGGCGCGACGGTTACCAGCGTGCGCGAGGCGGCGGGCGATGGCGCGCTGGTGCTCGACAAGCTGCATTTCTCCTGCGCCCGCGACGATAAGATCGCCATGCGCATCAACGAACTCGGCCAGGTGCACCAGCGCAAGCAACTCGTGGTCTGTGGCA from the Beijerinckia sp. 28-YEA-48 genome contains:
- a CDS encoding MucR family transcriptional regulator yields the protein MNDSDSSNFIELAADIVSAYVGNNPVPMTELPNLIAEVHAALQRIGGSSVAKVVEPPKPAVSARRSIHDDYIICLEDGKRFKSLRRHLRSQYNMSPEQYREKWGLPNDYPMVAPNYAKARSLLAKEMGLGQQRRGAR
- a CDS encoding S9 family peptidase, with product MKKPSDQQSSRKSNALGAKVAKKASKTEPKRKARPAPAPPQRVPLARTFHGQTIADDFAWLRADNWKAVLKTPAKLPKKIRAFLETENKYAEAVLAPVKTLRKQLVKEMRGRIKEDDSQVPAPDGPWLYYDRYRKGGQHPLACRRPRDGGKEQILIDGEKLGKGKPFFDIEATEHSPDHSRMAWSADTKGSEYFVIRIREAGKDKDRREKITDTDGSIVWSADSKTLYYVRMDENHRPYRVYRHRLGTPTDADELVFEEKNPRWFIHLSQTQSGRFGEIEVADHETSETRLIDLTQDAPKLRRVAQRRERVRFDVSDHGDTLFILTNADGAVDFKIVQAPLKSRSSDQWRDLIPHKPGRLITGMTAFARHLVRTEREDGLPRIIIRDIASGEEHAIAFDEEAYDLDLGEVLEFDTDVIRFSYSSLTTPWETWDYNMATRERTLRKRQEIPSGHDPKKYVTRRIYATSHDGVEVPISILYARKTKIDGKAPLFLNGYGSYGYSSDAGFRSNVLSLVDRGFVYAIAHIRGGTDKGWNWYLDGKLDKKTNTFHDFIASAKHLARKKFTSEGHIVAIGGSAGGMLMGAVANMAPQVFAGIIAAVPFVDVLNTMLDDSLPLTPPEWLEWGNPIADKQAFETIRSYSPYDNVRAQYYPPILAEGGLTDPRVTYWEPAKWVAKLRNEMTSGGPILLRTNMGAGHGGAPGRFARLEEVAVEYAFAIMAARRQLKA
- a CDS encoding hydrolase, with the translated sequence MLLDRHQSQLLIVDIQERLLPAMVAPDSLIANVQRLCVGARELAVPITVSEQYPKGIGATVTSVREAAGDGALVLDKLHFSCARDDKIAMRINELGQVHQRKQLVVCGIESHVCVLQSAIDFQTRGYQVAVIADAVSSRSDSSKATALERLRQSGVTVVTTEMVLFEWLEVAGTDQFRTVSKLIK